From a single Nymphaea colorata isolate Beijing-Zhang1983 chromosome 4, ASM883128v2, whole genome shotgun sequence genomic region:
- the LOC116252265 gene encoding LOB domain-containing protein 6-like, which yields MASSSNSPCAACKFLRRKCTPECVFAPYFPPDSPQKFANVHKVFGASNVSKLLNELPPSRREDAVNSLAYEADARLSDPVYGCVGVISLLQHQLKQLQADLLAARAELSRYMAAAGIPGPLPPSFLQAAAVAAHHQQQYQHHHHSATSAAVGIGMGLPGAASREQLYREQQQQQQQLLESQQMAVAVAMAAREQQEMMRNYEHGGDIGRFGGAAYDQGVGAAGGSGAGSGSVGGGLGFNAFALSPAASPSSSGFISPIQAHHHHQQQQQQRSVGGEDRKPCSSGSVGGGGGCGGSGGAGSTGLSS from the coding sequence ATGGCGTCATCTTCGAATTCGCCGTGCGCGGCGTGCAAGTTTCTCAGGCGAAAGTGCACGCCGGAATGCGTCTTTGCTCCCTACTTTCCACCGGACAGCCCACAGAAGTTCGCTAACGTGCACAAGGTATTTGGAGCCAGCAACGTGAGCAAGCTGCTGAACGAGCTACCACCTAGCCGGCGGGAGGACGCCGTCAACTCTCTCGCTTACGAGGCCGACGCCCGCTTGAGCGACCCCGTCTACGGCTGCGTTGGGGTCATCTCCCTTCTTCAGCACCAGCTCAAGCAGCTCCAGGCTGACCTCCTTGCCGCCCGGGCGGAGCTTTCCCGTTACATGGCCGCCGCCGGCATCCCTGGTCCCCTTCCCCCTTCATTCCTCCAGGCAGCAGCTGTAGCCGCGCACCACCAGCAGCAGTACCAGCACCACCACCACTCCGCGACGTCAGCTGCCGTTGGTATTGGAATGGGACTGCCGGGAGCGGCGTCCAGGGAGCAGTTGTACAGggaacagcagcagcagcaacagcagctaCTGGAGTCGCAGCAGATGGCCGTCGCTGTGGCGATGGCGGCGAGGGAGCAGCAGGAGATGATGAGGAATTACGAACATGGTGGCGATATCGGGAGATTCGGTGGTGCAGCTTATGATCAAGGAGTGGGTGCAGCTGGTGGTAGTGGTGCCGGCAGTGGCAGTGTTGGTGGAGGGTTGGGGTTTAATGCATTTGCTTTGTCTCCGGCAGCGTCGCCATCGTCGTCGGGTTTCATAAGCCCGATACAGGCccaccatcatcatcagcagcagcaacagcagagATCCGTAGGTGGGGAGGACAGGAAACCTTGTAGTAGCGGcagtgttggtggtggtggcggctgTGGCGGCAGCGGTGGTGCTGGAAGCACCGGTCTTTCCTCGTAA
- the LOC116252332 gene encoding 40S ribosomal protein S20-2-like — MALGMMKPMKPGLEEPQEQVHRIRITLSSKSVKNLEKVCADLVRGAKDKQLKVKGPVRMPTKVLHITTRKSPCGEGTNTWDRFELRVHKRVIDLVSSSEVVKQITSITIEPGVEVEVTIADV; from the exons ATGGCATTGGGCATGATGAAGCCAATGAAACCTGGCTTGGAAGAGCCACAAGAGCAAGTTCATAGAATCAGGATTACTCTTTCTTCAAAAAGTGTAAAAAACCTTGAGAAAG TTTGTGCTGATCTGGTCCGTGGTGCTAAGGACAAGCAGTTGAAGGTGAAAGGACCAGTAAGAATGCCCACAAAGGTGTTGCATATAACTACTAGGAAGTCTCCATGTGGTGAAG GTACAAACACTTGGGATCGTTTTGAGCTGAGAGTTCACAAAAGGGTGATTGACCTTGTAAGCTCATCTGAGGTTGTAAAGCAGATCACATCAATTACAATTGAACCTGGTGTGGAGGTTGAAGTAACAATAGCAGATGTTTGA
- the LOC116252085 gene encoding myb family transcription factor EFM-like, translating to MGSPSGLSLDYRPSVTKKSGGFVDMGRDGRLEERLRCLEEERKKIDVFKRELPLCMELVNEAIESVKRQMEQQECRMGLPVLEEFIPLKKSSPEEEGKRNGLLKEEKDRRDKMNWMSSALLWNETHVPSDLTNKRMHGEFVPSENSQNFSTSQSRMAFLSSKGASGFPEAPAEERDVSADLSLSTESKQTCKTQSSSPDQSAIQSQTQRKARRCWSPELHRRFVNALQQLGGPQVATPKQIRELMKVDGLTNDEVKSHLQKYRLHTRRPNAGAQAPAGNQQSSQLMLLGGLWVPREYSSSARGEDYQTAKRSPSHSGSPQGPLHFPARASNYSREEDEDDGSESDTKSESYSWKGHLQASRSDVTTE from the exons aTGGGTTCTCCGTCGGGGTTGAGCTTGGATTACAGGCCGTCGGTGACGAAGAAGAGCGGCGGGTTCGTAGATATGGGGAGGGATGGAAGGTTGGAGGAGCGATTGAGGTGTttggaggaggagaggaagaagatcGATGTGTTCAAAAGGGAGCTCCCTTTGTGCATGGAGCTCGTCAATGAAG CCATTGAGAGTGTCAAGCGGCAGATGGAGCAACAGGAGTGCAGGATGGGTCTTCCTGTGCTGGAGGAATTCATTCCCTTGAAGAAATCATCGCCggaggaagaggggaaaagAAATGGATTATTGAAGGAAGAGAAGGATCGCAGAGACAAGATGAATTGGATGAGTTCTGCTCTCTTGTGGAATGAAACCCACGTTCCTTCTGATCTAACCAacaag AGGATGCATGGCGAGTTCGTTCCATCTGAGAATTCCCAAAACTTCAGCACCAGTCAGAGCAGAATGGCGTTCCTTTCCTCCAAAGGAGCCTCCGGTTTTCCGGAAGCTCCAGCGGAAGAAAGAGACGTCTCCgctgatctctctctttccacaGAATCAAAACAGACTTGTAAAACTCAATCCTCATCTCCTGACCAATCCGCCATACAATCACAGACTCAGAGAAAGGCCAGACGATGTTGGTCTCCTGAATTGCACAGACGCTTCGTTAACGCGCTTCAGCAATTAGGCGGACCTCAAG TGGCGACGCCTAAGCAGATAAGGGAATTGATGAAGGTGGACGGCCTCACCAATGATGAAGTCAAGAGCCATTTGCAG aAATACAGACTGCACACGCGGAGGCCGAACGCCGGCGCACAGGCCCCTGCTGGAAACCAGCAATCTTCCCAACTGATGCTGTTGGGCGGACTGTGGGTGCCCCGTGAGTACTCGTCCTCAGCGAGGGGCGAGGACTACCAGACTGCTAAACGGAGCCCGAGCCATTCTGGCTCTCCTCAAGGCCCGCTCCATTTTCCGGCGAGGGCGAGCAACTACAGCCGGGAGGAAGACGAAGACGATGGCAGCGAGTCGGACACCAAGTCCGAGAGCTATAGTTGGAAGGGACACCTCCAGGCGTCGAGATCGGACGTAACAACTGAGTGA